From the Pseudomonas sp. SORT22 genome, one window contains:
- a CDS encoding phage baseplate assembly protein V: protein MSYASAAHDRMLAGLIIPCRVVAVDLAAAMVRVSDGAGWTSAWVRWHSQAAGKARHWRAPSLDEQGALISPSGEPAQGTFVPGLYGNAGAQPDNRDHVEVWRFDDGGSLVYDWQANSYTIELPGGTATVKVGGSTVVVTDSAITAKAASITLEGQVQVNGPLRVTGDINGGGKIIDTGGNTANHKH from the coding sequence ATGAGCTACGCGAGCGCAGCCCATGACCGTATGCTGGCGGGGCTGATCATTCCTTGCCGGGTGGTGGCGGTCGATTTGGCTGCCGCGATGGTCCGCGTGTCCGACGGTGCTGGATGGACCAGCGCCTGGGTCCGCTGGCACAGCCAAGCTGCTGGCAAGGCCCGGCACTGGCGTGCGCCAAGCCTGGACGAACAGGGCGCTTTGATCAGCCCGAGCGGTGAGCCAGCTCAGGGCACGTTCGTGCCGGGGTTGTACGGCAATGCCGGTGCCCAGCCAGACAACCGCGACCACGTCGAGGTGTGGCGTTTCGATGACGGTGGCTCGCTGGTCTACGACTGGCAGGCCAACAGCTACACCATCGAACTGCCGGGCGGGACCGCGACGGTCAAGGTTGGTGGCAGCACGGTGGTGGTGACGGACTCCGCGATCACCGCCAAGGCAGCGAGCATCACCCTGGAGGGCCAGGTGCAGGTCAACGGGCCTTTGCGCGTTACCGGCGACATCAACGGCGGCGGCAAGATCATCGATACCGGTGGCAACACGGCCAATCACAAACATTGA
- a CDS encoding phage tail protein I, which yields MKSLLPLNSTQLERAIETATENTPEVPLRVLYNPDTCPAHLLHQLAWAWSVDRWDEQWTEAVKRSVIRSAFYVHAHKGTIGALRRVVEPLGYLIEVQEWWETLPPGVPGTFALQVGVLDTGITEEMYQELTRLIDDAKPVSRHLTGLAITLASTGYLRLPGCLYEGDEIDVYPPTSRDIEVIGSYGPAGREHTIETLDVYP from the coding sequence ATGAAAAGCCTGCTCCCCCTGAACAGTACCCAGCTTGAGCGAGCGATCGAGACGGCCACCGAGAATACCCCCGAGGTGCCGTTGCGGGTGTTGTACAACCCCGACACATGCCCGGCGCACCTGTTGCACCAGCTGGCCTGGGCCTGGTCCGTGGACCGCTGGGACGAGCAGTGGACGGAGGCGGTCAAGCGTTCGGTGATCCGCTCTGCGTTCTACGTGCATGCCCACAAGGGCACCATCGGTGCCTTGCGCAGGGTGGTCGAGCCGTTGGGCTACCTGATTGAAGTGCAGGAGTGGTGGGAGACCTTGCCACCGGGCGTGCCTGGCACCTTCGCGTTGCAGGTCGGCGTGCTCGATACCGGCATCACCGAGGAGATGTACCAGGAGCTGACCCGGTTGATCGATGACGCCAAGCCGGTCAGCCGCCACCTCACGGGGCTGGCAATCACCCTGGCCAGCACCGGCTACCTTCGCCTGCCGGGTTGTTTGTACGAAGGCGACGAAATCGACGTTTACCCGCCGACCTCCCGCGACATCGAGGTCATCGGCAGCTATGGCCCTGCAGGCCGCGAACACACTATTGAAACCCTGGACGTTTACCCATGA
- a CDS encoding head decoration protein, with product MSNPKRTTYQPRQLSAGDFPIAMDTGVIAAGQTLSCGAVLGQVSATKEYLLCKAAADDGSQVPTAILDQDVDTTGGAKNAPIRLTGQVLGSQLTLGEGLTLAAAKVALRPLCLFIR from the coding sequence ATGAGCAACCCCAAACGCACTACTTACCAGCCACGGCAGTTGTCTGCGGGCGACTTTCCCATCGCGATGGATACCGGTGTCATTGCTGCAGGCCAAACCTTGAGCTGTGGCGCCGTCCTGGGCCAGGTATCCGCCACCAAGGAATACCTGCTGTGCAAGGCCGCAGCCGATGATGGGTCGCAGGTGCCGACAGCGATCCTCGACCAGGACGTCGACACCACGGGTGGCGCCAAGAACGCCCCGATCCGCCTGACCGGCCAAGTGCTGGGCAGTCAACTCACTCTCGGCGAGGGCCTGACCCTGGCCGCCGCAAAGGTCGCCCTGCGACCTCTGTGCCTCTTCATTCGCTGA
- a CDS encoding baseplate J/gp47 family protein, translating to MSTIELTALPAPQVLEDLDFEEVYQAELAVFRQFMGDNWSALLESDPVTKLLELGAYRRLQDRARVNDAAKALLLAYAQGTDLDHLAANVRLKRLVVQAEDLAAVPPVPAVLEADDALRERIQLVYEGLTTAGPRNSYILHARNASGLVADATAESPTPAVVVVTVLSLEGEGQAGPELLETVRTRLSDDDVRPVGDRLTVQGAEILRYRIDAVVYMAGSGPEIEATLAECRRRLKAWINPRRRLAVEVARSGVDAQLHIAGVSRVELINWTDIRPTKSQAAWCEDITVKRGG from the coding sequence ATGAGCACCATCGAACTGACGGCGCTGCCCGCGCCGCAAGTGCTGGAGGATCTTGACTTTGAAGAGGTCTACCAGGCCGAGCTGGCAGTCTTTCGCCAGTTCATGGGCGATAACTGGTCGGCCCTTCTCGAAAGCGATCCGGTCACCAAGCTACTGGAGCTGGGAGCCTACCGGCGTCTGCAGGACCGGGCGCGGGTTAACGACGCGGCCAAGGCCTTGTTGCTGGCCTACGCCCAGGGCACTGACCTCGATCACCTGGCAGCCAACGTGCGGCTTAAGCGGTTGGTGGTTCAGGCCGAAGACTTGGCTGCTGTACCACCGGTACCGGCTGTGCTTGAGGCGGACGATGCTCTACGGGAGCGGATCCAGCTGGTGTATGAAGGGTTGACCACGGCAGGGCCCCGCAACAGTTACATCCTGCATGCGCGCAACGCCTCGGGCCTGGTCGCTGATGCCACCGCCGAAAGCCCCACACCAGCAGTGGTAGTGGTCACGGTGTTGAGCCTGGAGGGAGAAGGCCAGGCCGGGCCAGAGCTGCTGGAGACGGTCCGCACCCGGCTCAGCGACGATGACGTGCGGCCGGTAGGTGATCGCCTGACGGTGCAGGGCGCCGAAATCCTGCGATACCGAATCGACGCTGTGGTGTACATGGCTGGCAGTGGCCCGGAGATCGAAGCCACGCTAGCCGAATGCCGCCGCCGACTCAAGGCATGGATCAACCCTCGGCGTCGCCTGGCGGTCGAGGTGGCCCGTTCGGGTGTGGACGCCCAGCTGCACATCGCCGGTGTCAGCCGGGTCGAGCTGATCAACTGGACGGACATTCGCCCGACCAAGTCGCAGGCGGCCTGGTGTGAGGACATCACCGTCAAGCGGGGTGGCTGA
- a CDS encoding major capsid protein has product MTDIFDTLTMLDAVEQMTLPRRFLMNTFFNGANPVTFGTEAVTIDIVKGQRTMAPFVHPSLPGSISLRTGFSSETYTPPYIQPKRKTRAEQILKRAAGDNPFSARTPLERAGEQLGRDLAELDDEITRREEWMCAQALSTGRVRVVGEGVDDTIDFLMEDSHKVTLATGRWNSSDSDPIGNLRQWKRQIAKDSGRTGNVAVLSGEAQDAFQSNETVLKQLNSRRVDMGLIKPELLPDGVTYLGYLNDPGIDLYVYDEWYLDDDGDEQQMVPAGGLILGATSTRNAMLYGAIQDIDAIESGLVEAVRFPKSWVTPDPSARWLKLQSAALAGMLEPNAFLYAKVV; this is encoded by the coding sequence ATGACCGATATTTTCGACACCCTGACCATGCTGGACGCGGTCGAGCAGATGACACTGCCGCGACGTTTCCTGATGAATACCTTTTTCAACGGCGCCAACCCGGTGACCTTCGGTACCGAAGCGGTGACCATCGATATCGTTAAAGGCCAACGCACGATGGCGCCGTTTGTTCACCCTTCGCTGCCAGGGAGTATCTCGCTGCGTACTGGCTTCAGCAGCGAAACTTATACCCCGCCGTACATTCAGCCGAAGCGTAAGACCCGCGCCGAACAGATCCTCAAGCGTGCTGCCGGTGACAACCCCTTTTCTGCCCGTACCCCTCTGGAACGTGCGGGTGAGCAACTGGGGCGTGACCTGGCCGAGCTGGACGATGAGATCACCCGTCGCGAAGAGTGGATGTGCGCTCAGGCGTTGAGCACCGGCCGGGTTCGTGTGGTTGGCGAGGGCGTGGATGACACCATCGACTTCCTGATGGAAGACAGCCACAAGGTCACCCTGGCCACCGGCCGCTGGAACAGTTCGGACTCTGACCCCATCGGCAACCTGCGGCAGTGGAAGCGACAGATCGCCAAAGACTCCGGGCGCACCGGCAACGTCGCGGTGCTCAGCGGTGAGGCTCAGGATGCGTTTCAAAGTAATGAAACCGTGTTGAAACAGCTCAATAGCCGCCGTGTAGATATGGGCTTGATCAAGCCTGAGCTGCTGCCCGACGGCGTGACTTACCTGGGCTACCTGAACGATCCGGGCATCGACCTGTATGTGTATGACGAGTGGTACCTGGACGATGACGGGGACGAACAGCAGATGGTGCCTGCTGGTGGGTTGATTCTTGGCGCGACTTCAACGCGCAACGCGATGTTGTACGGCGCGATTCAGGACATCGACGCCATTGAGAGCGGCCTGGTGGAGGCGGTGCGCTTCCCGAAAAGTTGGGTCACCCCAGATCCGAGCGCACGTTGGTTGAAACTGCAGAGCGCCGCCCTGGCCGGCATGCTGGAACCCAACGCTTTCCTCTACGCGAAGGTGGTGTGA
- a CDS encoding GPW/gp25 family protein has product MIGMDRRLGQPLSGLAHLRQSIEDILTTPLGSRRMRPEYGSQLRRYVDLPVNEGWKSAVQAEVARSLGRWEPRLKLERVRVTAVVGGQITLQLTGQYLGESAIVEVTA; this is encoded by the coding sequence ATGATCGGAATGGACCGCCGCCTGGGTCAGCCTCTTTCCGGTCTGGCGCATTTGCGGCAGTCCATAGAGGACATCCTGACCACCCCGCTGGGCAGCCGCCGTATGCGGCCGGAGTACGGCAGCCAGCTGCGCCGCTATGTCGATCTGCCGGTTAACGAAGGCTGGAAGAGCGCAGTGCAGGCGGAGGTGGCCCGGTCGCTTGGCCGCTGGGAGCCACGCCTGAAGCTGGAGCGGGTCAGGGTCACCGCCGTTGTCGGTGGCCAGATCACCCTGCAGCTGACCGGCCAGTATCTGGGCGAGAGCGCGATAGTTGAGGTAACGGCATGA